The genomic interval GGTGGGCAAGTTTTTTACCTACACAACCGTGTGGATGACATTGAAAAGACGGTGGATTACATTCAAACGCTCGCGCCTGAAGCGCGTGTGACGTATGTTCATGGTCAAATGACTGAAACACAACTAGAAGGTGTGTTGGTCGACTTTATTAATGGTGAATACGATGTCTTGGTCACAACAACGATTATTGAAACTGGGGTAGATATCCCTAATGCGAATACATTGTTTGTTGAAAATGCAGATCACATGGGCTTGTCACAACTTTATCAACTACGTGGTCGTGTTGGTCGTTCAAATAACTTGGCCTATGCGTACTTTATGTATCCAGGAACACGTTCGTTGAGTGAAGAAAGTGAAAAGCGTTTAGAAGCGATTCGTGACTTCACAGAACTTGGGTCTGGATTCAAGATTGCGATGCGTGATTTGTCTATTCGTGGGGCAGGTGATTTGCTAGGGCAAAGCCAGCATGGATTCATTAACACGGTTGGTTACGACCTATACATGCAGATGTTGAATGAGGCAGTTGAAGCCAAACGTGGTAAGAAACAAGTTGAAAAGACTGATGCAGAATTGGATCTACAAGTGCAAGCATACTTGCCACAAGACTACATCAGCGATGGACCACAAAAGATTGAAATCTATCAACGCATTCGTAAGTCTAACAAGCCAGAAGAATTTGCTGAAATTGTGGATGATTTGTTTGATCGCTTTGGTGAATTGCCAGAAACAGTGGAAGCATTGATTGAAGTTGGTCAATTAAAGGCAAATGCAGACTATGCGATGATTACGCAAATGAAGCGACCTCGTCAAAACTTGAATCAAGTGGTGATGAGCTTTGACGAAAAGTTTGTTGATATGGCAATGGTCCAAAACGCACTTAAGAAAGCGCATATGCCAGGCCAAGTAAAGCAAATTAACCAATTAGAATTAGTCGTGCCAATCCAAGCGGCACAAAGTGAACTTGAATGGTTGAAGATGTTGAATAGCTTTGCAGCAGAATTACGTACAATTCGAACAAAGGAAAAGTAAGCTTATGGGAAAACAAAAAATGTTGGCTGGGGCAGGTGTCTTAGCGGCAGCTGGAATCTTAGCCAAAATTTTAAGTGCCCTATACCGGGTTCCTTTTCAAAATTTAGTTGGTAATACTGGGTTTTACGTCTACCAACAAGTCTATCCAATTTATGGTATTGGAATGGTCATGGCCCTAAGCGGGTGGCCATTGTTTATATCAAAGGTAATTGCAGAACAACCTAGTGCAGTAGCACGAAAACATGTTGCCTGGCGCTTGTTTTGGTTGTTGACTATCTTAAGTGTTATTGTGTTTGGCGTGTTATTTTTCGGAGCACCGATGATTGCCCAATCGATGGGGAATGACTTACGTCTAATACCAGAAATTCAAGCCGTATCGTGGTTGTTTTTGGTCATGCCATTCTTGGCGGTGGGCCGTGGTTATACCCAAGGTATGATGGATATGGCACCAACTGCGATTTCGCAAGTCTTAGAGCAATTAGTTCGGGTTGGCTTAATCATTGGAATTGCCTGGTATGGTGTCATGCAAGGTTGGTCCGTTTATAAAATTGGTACTTGGGCAATGTTCGCCGCTACTGCGGCAGGATTAGTCGCTGCACTATATCTAGCTTGGTACATTCGTCGTCTACCGAAACAAACGGTGGTTGAAGAAACAAGCAAGTTAGGTTGGCGTCAATTAGGTGGTCGCCTTTGGCGTGAAGGTGGCATTTTAGCGATCGTGGCGGCATTATTAGTGCTGATGCAATTGATTGATTCATTCACCGTAACAACGCTCTTACAAGATTTTGGTCAAACAATTGACCAAGCTGCAATTGAAAAAGGAATTTATGATCGTGGACAACCATTACTACAATTAGGTATGGTAATTGCGACAGGATTAGGAACAACGTTGATTCCGGTGATGCGTGAAAAATGGTTAGCGCAAAATCATGATGGACTCCGTTATGATTTCCAATTAACGATGCGACTAGCCTTAGTAAGTAGTGCTTTAGTTACTGCTGGATTGATTGCAATTATGCCAAGTTTGAACCAAATGTTATTTGCAACACCTGCAGGTAGCAATACGCTGCAGTGGTACATTTTGACGATTGTACCTGCAACACTGATTGTGGTGATGATTAGTATTCTGCAAAGTATCGATCAAAGTCATGGCATTGCGAAGTGGTTAGTTCTAACGCTCTTGTTTAAGTATGTTGGGAATGAATTGTTTATCCCAACTTCGGGTACGACCGGTGCGGCGATTAGTACAGCCTTTAGTCTGGTGCCGATGGCGATCATCGTGTTACGGCGTATTCCAAAAATATGGTGGCAGGGGATGGATTGGTCCCGTTGGACGCGTCATCTGTTATCATTAGTTATGGTTGTTGGCTTCAGTGCCATGGCAGCCCGTAGCTTGTTACACGCTATGGGATTCGGATCACGAAGTATGAGTGTGATGGTAACCATGATTAGTATTGCCGTTGGATTGATTGCTGCATTCGTCGGGATGCGTCGTTGGCCAGTATTTGCACCAACGGACTGGAAGCATATTCCTAAGGGTGAGAAGATTCAAAAGAAGCTCCAAAAATAAATAACAAAACAGTGCAGAAAAGAAAGTAGAGAAAATATTATGCGTTTAGATAAGTTTTTGAAGGTGTCACGTTTGATTAAGCGTCGTACAGTGGCAAAGGAAATTTCAGACCAAGGTCGTATTGATATCAATGGTAAGGTAGCCAAGTCATCAAGCGATGTTAAGGTTGGAGATACATTAACAATCCGTTTTGGAAACAAGACAAGTGAAATTCAAATTGACCGTATTATGGATGTCACTAAGAAGGATGAAGCAGAACGTATGTACACAATTCAAGGTGAAACATTCGCGACAGAATCTGCAGAATAAGGAATCAGTTGGTTTGTTAAGTAAGGCATATTAAGAGTTTATTAAGTAATGTATAAATCTCTTTTAGAGAAGTCACTGTTTTAGGTATAGTTACACTAGATTATTGGGAAAAATCATGAGTGAAACTAATTTTGGGAGAATCCAGATGGCATACATGAACAGACAAACGAATATCCAAGCCTTAAATGATGCTGGACGTAATGAAATTGCATTTCGTCAACAAGAGTTGGCGTACCAACGTGCAATTCATCGTCGTCGTATCGTCATCTGCGGACTAACAATGTTGGTGTTCACCATTGTTTCTATGGTTCAATACCATGGCCAATATGTGAAATACACAGCAGCCGTTCAAAGTAACGCACAAATGCAAAAAAACTTAGAGAAGGCGGAAGCCGATAATAAGCAATACGTGCAGACTGCTAAAGATTTGCAAAAGGACGACTATTTGCAAAAGGTTGTACGTGAACGTCATTTGTACACTAAGGATGGCGAAACGGTATTTAACTTACCAACTAACTAAATGATGAATGAAATGGTCGAGAATTTCTCGGCCATTTTTCTATAAGGAGAGATTTATGCAAACACGCGTGTTGAATGCTAATTTAATCCAGTCGTTACGCCAAAAACAGTTATTTAATAAAGATGATCATGTTTTAGTCGCTGTATCAGGTGGCGAAGATTCACTGAACTTACTCCATTGGTTAACAAGCGGCAAGTTACCTGTGGATGTACAACCCACAGTGAGTGCGGCGTATATTAATCATCAATTACGTGCGGATTCAGCAGATGAAGAAGCATTTGTTCAGCGCGTGTTTGAGAATACGCATAATTTAGAACAGTGCTTAACGCAACGTTTGAGTTGGGACGAACAACCAACTGCAGCATTAGAGGAACTGGCACGAAAAGGACGCTATGACGCATTGATTGAAATGGCTAATCAGATTGGTGCGAATATTTTGGTGACAGCACATCACGAAGATGATCAAGCCGAAACGATTTTATATAAGTTGATTCGGGGCAGTCGCTTATCTCAATTGCAGGGGATGCAAGAGAAGATGCCGTTGTCTGAAAATCTGACGTTAGTACGTCCGTTTTTAGGGCTAACTAAAGAAAATATCCGTACACTTAATAACCATGAAGTGCTTGATTGGGTATCTGATTCTTCCAATGAGGATGTGAGCTTTGCTCGTAATCGACTACGACATGTCATTTTGCCAGAAATGGCGCAAGTAAATACACAAGTGAATCGACATTTGATTGAGTTGGGTGACCAATTAGCGGGCCAACAAGCATTATTAGTACCGGTGCTCGATGATTATGTGCTAAAAATCCAAAAGGGACAGTTTGATTGGCAATTGCCAGTTGAAAGTTGTATTTTGATTTTGCAACATTGGCTAGCGTCTAATGAGATGTTTGATATTAGTGATCGTCAACTCCGCCAGGTGGTCACGTTAATGCGTAATCAGAGTACGAACAACGGGGTTGTCATGCTAAGTGGTGGCCGAAAATTCGTCCGTCGAGGAACGTTGTTGACAATTACGGAGAATTGACTGAAAGCGGACTAAAACTTTCCGTGACAAGTACTAAACAATCGACTTAAATCGTGTTATCTTAGTACTGTGTATCAATTTAAAAAGATGAACTTGAGGAGAAACCAAGATGACGCAATGGGACATGAATAACGATATTGAACGTGTACTTTATAGTGAGGCAGATATTGCGGCCGCTGCAAAGCGTGTCGGAGAAGAATTAGCTGCGGATTATGAAGGACGAACACCAATGATCCTTTCAGTATTGAAGGGGGCTGTATTGTGGACAGTTGACGTTATGCGTCACATGCAATACTCAGATGTCGAATTCATCGACGTTTCTAGTTATCACGGTGGAATTGCTTCGTCAGGTGAAGTAGAACTAAACATTGACTTGCAAACTGACATTAAGGGTCGTGACATTATCATCATGGAAGACATCGTCGATACAGGACGTTCATTGAAGTTCATGATTGAATTGTTGGAATCTCGTGGTGCAGCATCAGTTAAGGTTGCCAGCTTGTTGGACAAGAAGGAAGGTCGTGTTGTTGAAGCGAACGTAGATTACGTTGGATTCGATGTACCAAAGGCTTTCGTTGTTGGTTACGGACTTGATTACAAGCAACTTTACCGTAACTTGCCATACGTTGGGATTTTGAAGCGTGAAGTATACGATACTGCGCACGCTGATTTGGTGGATACAGCAGATATTACATCTGAACACTAAGCATTAATAAATAAAAGAGTGAACAAGAGTAATTGGGCTCTTGTTGAGGGGGACTAGGCATGAAGAATCCACAAGGTAGTGGCAATTTTGTGCGTAATAGTGTGTTTTATGTGGTAGTTGTCTTAGGCCTATTGGGACTTGTGTACTGGGTTGCTGGTCCAAACCAAGCGACACAAACACAGACGATTAACACGTCAACATTTATGACGCAATTGCAAGACAAGAAGGTTAAGAGCATTAGTGTCCAACCAGGAGCAGGGATTTTTGAAGTTTCTGGTGAATACTATGAAGAGCAAGAACCTGAAAAGAAAGACAAGAAGAACGAAAGCAATGCTTTGGGAAGCTTGTTAGGCGAAAAGCAAAACAGCAAGGTTAAGAAGTTCACGACACAAATCGTGGGTAGCGACCAAGTGATTTCAAACGTCCAAAATGAAGCAGATAAGGTGAAGACTGAAGTGACAGCCTTGCCAGAACCATCTAACTTCCTTGGATCACTATTGATGTCAATGTTGCCTATCTTGATTATTGTTGGTTTGTTCTACGTGATGTTTGGACAAATGGCACAAGGTGGTGGTGGTCAAGGTGGCCGCGGTAACATCATGGGTGTTGGTAAGTCAAAGGCTAAGCCTGCAGACCCAGCCGACAACAAAGTGCGCTTCTCTGACGTTGCGGGAGCCGAAGAAGAAAAGCAAGAATTGGTGGAAGTCGTTGAATTCCTACGTGATACAACGAAGTACACAAAGCTTGGTGCACGTGTGCCAGCGGGTGTTTTGCTTGAGGGACCTCCCGGAACAGGTAAGACTTTGCTAGCGAAGGCTGTTGCTGGTGAAGCACAAGTACCATTCTTCTCAATTTCAGGATCTGACTTCGTCGAAATGTTCGTCGGAGTTGGAGCAAGTCGTGTCCGTGACTTGTTTGAAAATGCTAAGAAGGTTGCCCCTGCGATTATCTTTATCGATGAAATCGATGCGGTTGGTCGTAAGCGTGGAGCCGGTACTGGTGGTGGAAACGATGAACGTGAACAAACATTGAACCAAATGTTGGTTGAAATGGACGGATTCTCAGGTAATGAAGGAGTCATCGTGATGGCTGCTACTAACCGTGCGGATGTTTTGGACCCAGCTTTGCTACGTCCAGGTCGTTTCGATCGTAAGATTTTGGTTGGTCGTCCTGATGTTAAGGGTCGTGAAGCAATCTTGAAGGTGCACGCTAAGAACAAGCCATTGGCTAACGACGTGGATTTGAAGATGATTGCCAAGCAAACACCTGGCTTCGTCGGAGCTGACTTGGAAAACTTGTTGAATGAAGCTGCGCTTTTGGCTGCTCGCCAAAACCACACTGAAATCAACGCAGCTGATGTTGATGAAGCGGAAGACCGTGTTATCGCTGGTCCAGCCAAGAAGGATCGTGTTGTTTCTGCTAAGGAACGTGAAGTCGTTGCTTACCACGAAGCTGGACACGCCATTGTTGGTTTGGTCTTGAACGATGCTCGTGTTGTGCACAAGGTGACAATTGTCCCTCGTGGACGCGCTGGTGGTTACGCAATCATGTTGCCACGTGAAGATCAAATGTTGCTATCTGCTTCAGATGCAAATGATCAAATCGCTGGTTTGATGGGTGGACGTGCTGCCGAAATGTTCAAGTGGAAGCAACAATCATCAGGGGCTTCTAATGACTTTGAACAAGCAACACAATTGGCTCGTGCCATGGTTACTGAGTACGGAATGTCTGAAAAGTTGGGAATGGTTCAACTTGAAGGGCCTAACACGCCTATGATGGGTGTAAACTACTCACAAGACACTGCATCAATGATTGATTCAGAAGTGCGTGACTTGACTGCCAAGGGATACAACAACGCCATCTCAATTGTGGCGCAATACGAAGATAAGTTTGATGCAATTGCGCAAGCATTGCTTGAACACGAAACTTTGGATGAAAAGGAAATCTTGAGCTTGTTTGAAACAGGTAAGATGCCCGAATCAAAAGAAGTGAAGTCTGACGATGAAGTTGTACCAATGAGCTATGATGAAGCTAAAGCTGCAGCAAACGAAAAGTTGGTTGAAGCTGAAGAAGAATCAAAGAAAGCACATGAAAATGAATCTGGTGAAGCAATTGAACCAGAAAATACTGATGTGATGCCAGATGCGGACAAGAACCGCGATGATATCTAATCAAGCGTAAAAGCTAGCCAATCTTGGCTAGCTTTTTTGCTTGTCTGAGTAATCGTGCGTATAATGGACTAACGAATGTATGTCTCATCATATGAGTACATTGAAATAGAAATTCTTATATAAAGAAGATAGAAAAGAGTAAACGAGATGACAGATAAGTTGATTCGTGCCGTGACAAATGATGGAGCCTTCCGTGCCATTGCAATTGATGCAACAGAAATGGTGCAAGTAACAAGTAAGTATCACTCAGCATCAACCCTTGGCTTGGTTGTTTTGGGGCGTGCTTTGATTGGTGGGCTATTGCTAGCCAATGCTTTGTTGAAGGACAAGGAACGCTTGGTAATGACTATTAACGGTGGTGGTCCAGTTGGTAAGGTTGTTGTTGAAACGTCTGCCGAAGGACATGTCCGTGGTTATGTCGAAAACCCAACGGTTGAATTGCCGCTTAAGGCTGATGGTCAAGTCGACGTCGCTGGTGCCGTTGGAACAAACGGATTTTTGACAATTACTAAAGACATGGGCGAAGATATGGCACCATTCAGTGGACAAGTGCAATTGGCGACTGGTGAAATTGGTGATGACATTGCCTACTACTTAGCTAAGTCAGAACAAATCCCTTCAGCAGTTGCATTGACAGTTGATGTTACTGAAGCGGGTGTATCTGTTGCCGGTGGATTTATGGTTTCAGCATTACCTGATGCAACAGAAGACGACATCATGGGCTTGGAAGGTGAGTTGCAAAACCTACCATCAATGAGCGACATCTTGGGTGCAAATCACGAACCAATGGATGCACTTAAGGGATTGTTTGGTGATGACGCAGTGAAGTTGTTGGACACAATGCCGGTTGTGCCATACCCAGAAACAACTAAGATGGACTACACAAAGATGTTGGCAACATTGCCAGTTTCGCAATTAACAGAAATGCTAGAAAACGATCATGGGCTAGAAGTAGTTGACCGTTTTACTGGCCGTCGCATTCAATTTAGCGAAGCTGAATTGGCAGCAATCATTGAACAAGTGAACGCACAATAGAAAAGATGATAATCTCAGCCTAATTAACACTTGTAAAAGTCGTAGATGATTGGCAAAATAGGTATTGAGATGATTAATTAACATTAGATATTAAAAGACAAGAGGGGCATGACATGGCAAACCAACCAGAGTCACTTAACGATCAAATGATTGCTCGTCGTGAGAAAGCAGAAGAAATGCGCCAAGCAGGGATTGATCCCTTTGGACACCGTTTCGAACGCACACACACGGCAGCTGAACTACACGAACTATTCGATGACGTCGATGCAGAAGTTTTGGAAGAAGCACAAAACCGTGTGAAGATTTCAGGACGTATGATGACTAAGCGTCGTTCAGGAAAGATTAGTTTCGCGGACATTAAGGACCTTTCAGGTCGTATCCAAGTGTTCGTTCAAAAGCCAGTTGTTGGTGAAGAAGCCTACGAATGGTTCAAGAAGTCTGACTTGGGAGACATTATTGGATTCGAAGGTACAGTTATGAAGACTCGTGCCGGAGAACTTTCAATTAACGTTGAAGTGATTACACACTTGTCAAAGGCTTTGCGTCCATTGCCTGATAAGTACCACGGTTTGACAGACGTTGAAACAAAGTACCGTCAACGTTACTTGGACTTGATTGCTAACGAAGAATCATACGACCGCTTTATTAAGCGTTCACAAATCATCGCAGCCATCCGTTCATACATGAACCAAGATGGTTTCATTGAAGTGGAAACACCAATGTTGCAAAATGAAGCTGGTGGAGCATCAGCTCGTCCATTTACAACTCACCACAACGCGTTGGACATCGACATGTACCTACGTATCGCTTTGGAACTACACTTGAAGCGTTTGGTTGTTGGAGGGATGGAACGTGTCTACGAAATTGGACGTGTATTCCGTAACGAAGGTATGGACCCTAAGCACAACCCAGAATTTACTGTTATGGAATCATATGCAGCATACTGGGACTTTGACGACGTTATGACACAAACTGAAGAAATTTTCCGTGCAGCTTCAAAGGTTGTTTCAGAAGATGCTAAGGTTGTGTACAACGATGTTGAAATTGATCTAGGAAAGCCATTTGCTCGTAAGCACATGGTTGACTTGGTTAAGGAAGCAACTGGAATTGACTTCTGGCAAGAAATGACGCTTGAAGAAGCACGTGCATTGGCAGATGAAAAGGAAGTTAAGTACGAACAATACTGGGGAATTGGACACATCATCAATGAATTCTTCGAAGAATTCGTTGAAGACACATTGATTCAACCTACATTCGTGTACGGACATCCAGTTGAAGTGTCACCATTAGCTAAGAAGAACCCTGAAGACGGTCGTTTCACTGATCGTTTTGAATTGTTCATTATGGCTGGTGAATACGCAAACGCCTTTACTGAATTGAATGACCCAATTGACCAACGTGAACGTTTCGAAGCGCAAGCTGCAGAACGTGCCGCTGGTAACGACGAAGCCGAAGGTGTCGACGATGACTTTATCGAAGCGCTTGAATACGGTTTGGCACCTACTGGTGGATTGGGAATCGGAATTGACCGTCTAGTTATGTTGTTGACTGACGCAGATTCAATCCGTGACGTTTTGTTGTTCCCAACAATGCGTTAATAATAACCAATAATATAGAGAAAACCACGCAATTTAACGTTGCGTGGTTTTTTTGTAAAAAAGATACGAAAAAGCGTTGACTTTTGGTGTCTCAGTCTATAATATTAATCAAGTTGTTAAGGGCGCTACGGCGACTGAAACGACGCTAATTGATTCAAAAAACTTTTTCAAAAAAGGTGTTGACAATTAGCTCGCTCGTCTGTAATATTATACGAGTTGTCAAAGGCAAAACGATTCGCTAACCCCTAGGGGTGCAAGTCATTAGCCGATTCGCTTATGAAAAAAGTTCTAAAAAAACTTTTGAAAAAGCGTTGACATTCATGCCGGTTCACGGTATGATAATTAAGTTGTCTCAGGGAGATGCAAATCACCTAAACGAAACAACGAAGTAGATCATTGAAAACTGAATATCGTTTCGATGTAACAAATGTGTAGGTCGACCAACTATTAGTTGGTCCAAACATTTGCGAAGTCAATTCGCTAGTAAATTCGTTTAACATCTGTTAAACAACAAAAAAATTGAGTTATACTCAAACTTCAAATTGAGAGTTTGATCCTGGCTCAGGATGAACGCTGGCGGCGTGCCTAATACATGCAAGTCGAACGCACTGTGGTTCAACTGATTTGAAGAGCTTGCTCTGATATGACGATGAACATTGCAGTGAGTGGCGAACGGGTGAGTAACACGTGGGAAACCTACCTCTTAGCGGGGGATAACATCTGGAAACAGATGCTAATACCGCATAACACTAGCAACCGCATGGTTGCTATTTGAAAGATGGTTCTGCTATCACTAAGAGATGGTCCCGCGGCGCATTAGTTAGTTGGTGAGGTAATGGCTCACCAAGACGATGATGCGTAGCCGAGTTGAGAGACTGATCGGCCACAATGGGACTGAGACACGGCCCATACTCCTACGGGAGGCAGCAGTAGGGAATCTTCCACAATGGACGAAAGTCTGATGGAGCAACGCCGCGTGTGTGATGAAGGGTTTCGGCTC from Weissella ceti carries:
- a CDS encoding putative polysaccharide biosynthesis protein; the encoded protein is MGKQKMLAGAGVLAAAGILAKILSALYRVPFQNLVGNTGFYVYQQVYPIYGIGMVMALSGWPLFISKVIAEQPSAVARKHVAWRLFWLLTILSVIVFGVLFFGAPMIAQSMGNDLRLIPEIQAVSWLFLVMPFLAVGRGYTQGMMDMAPTAISQVLEQLVRVGLIIGIAWYGVMQGWSVYKIGTWAMFAATAAGLVAALYLAWYIRRLPKQTVVEETSKLGWRQLGGRLWREGGILAIVAALLVLMQLIDSFTVTTLLQDFGQTIDQAAIEKGIYDRGQPLLQLGMVIATGLGTTLIPVMREKWLAQNHDGLRYDFQLTMRLALVSSALVTAGLIAIMPSLNQMLFATPAGSNTLQWYILTIVPATLIVVMISILQSIDQSHGIAKWLVLTLLFKYVGNELFIPTSGTTGAAISTAFSLVPMAIIVLRRIPKIWWQGMDWSRWTRHLLSLVMVVGFSAMAARSLLHAMGFGSRSMSVMVTMISIAVGLIAAFVGMRRWPVFAPTDWKHIPKGEKIQKKLQK
- a CDS encoding RNA-binding S4 domain-containing protein translates to MRLDKFLKVSRLIKRRTVAKEISDQGRIDINGKVAKSSSDVKVGDTLTIRFGNKTSEIQIDRIMDVTKKDEAERMYTIQGETFATESAE
- a CDS encoding FtsB family cell division protein, coding for MAYMNRQTNIQALNDAGRNEIAFRQQELAYQRAIHRRRIVICGLTMLVFTIVSMVQYHGQYVKYTAAVQSNAQMQKNLEKAEADNKQYVQTAKDLQKDDYLQKVVRERHLYTKDGETVFNLPTN
- the tilS gene encoding tRNA lysidine(34) synthetase TilS translates to MQTRVLNANLIQSLRQKQLFNKDDHVLVAVSGGEDSLNLLHWLTSGKLPVDVQPTVSAAYINHQLRADSADEEAFVQRVFENTHNLEQCLTQRLSWDEQPTAALEELARKGRYDALIEMANQIGANILVTAHHEDDQAETILYKLIRGSRLSQLQGMQEKMPLSENLTLVRPFLGLTKENIRTLNNHEVLDWVSDSSNEDVSFARNRLRHVILPEMAQVNTQVNRHLIELGDQLAGQQALLVPVLDDYVLKIQKGQFDWQLPVESCILILQHWLASNEMFDISDRQLRQVVTLMRNQSTNNGVVMLSGGRKFVRRGTLLTITEN
- the hpt gene encoding hypoxanthine phosphoribosyltransferase, giving the protein MTQWDMNNDIERVLYSEADIAAAAKRVGEELAADYEGRTPMILSVLKGAVLWTVDVMRHMQYSDVEFIDVSSYHGGIASSGEVELNIDLQTDIKGRDIIIMEDIVDTGRSLKFMIELLESRGAASVKVASLLDKKEGRVVEANVDYVGFDVPKAFVVGYGLDYKQLYRNLPYVGILKREVYDTAHADLVDTADITSEH
- the ftsH gene encoding ATP-dependent zinc metalloprotease FtsH, which codes for MKNPQGSGNFVRNSVFYVVVVLGLLGLVYWVAGPNQATQTQTINTSTFMTQLQDKKVKSISVQPGAGIFEVSGEYYEEQEPEKKDKKNESNALGSLLGEKQNSKVKKFTTQIVGSDQVISNVQNEADKVKTEVTALPEPSNFLGSLLMSMLPILIIVGLFYVMFGQMAQGGGGQGGRGNIMGVGKSKAKPADPADNKVRFSDVAGAEEEKQELVEVVEFLRDTTKYTKLGARVPAGVLLEGPPGTGKTLLAKAVAGEAQVPFFSISGSDFVEMFVGVGASRVRDLFENAKKVAPAIIFIDEIDAVGRKRGAGTGGGNDEREQTLNQMLVEMDGFSGNEGVIVMAATNRADVLDPALLRPGRFDRKILVGRPDVKGREAILKVHAKNKPLANDVDLKMIAKQTPGFVGADLENLLNEAALLAARQNHTEINAADVDEAEDRVIAGPAKKDRVVSAKEREVVAYHEAGHAIVGLVLNDARVVHKVTIVPRGRAGGYAIMLPREDQMLLSASDANDQIAGLMGGRAAEMFKWKQQSSGASNDFEQATQLARAMVTEYGMSEKLGMVQLEGPNTPMMGVNYSQDTASMIDSEVRDLTAKGYNNAISIVAQYEDKFDAIAQALLEHETLDEKEILSLFETGKMPESKEVKSDDEVVPMSYDEAKAAANEKLVEAEEESKKAHENESGEAIEPENTDVMPDADKNRDDI
- a CDS encoding Hsp33 family molecular chaperone HslO, translated to MTDKLIRAVTNDGAFRAIAIDATEMVQVTSKYHSASTLGLVVLGRALIGGLLLANALLKDKERLVMTINGGGPVGKVVVETSAEGHVRGYVENPTVELPLKADGQVDVAGAVGTNGFLTITKDMGEDMAPFSGQVQLATGEIGDDIAYYLAKSEQIPSAVALTVDVTEAGVSVAGGFMVSALPDATEDDIMGLEGELQNLPSMSDILGANHEPMDALKGLFGDDAVKLLDTMPVVPYPETTKMDYTKMLATLPVSQLTEMLENDHGLEVVDRFTGRRIQFSEAELAAIIEQVNAQ
- the lysS gene encoding lysine--tRNA ligase yields the protein MANQPESLNDQMIARREKAEEMRQAGIDPFGHRFERTHTAAELHELFDDVDAEVLEEAQNRVKISGRMMTKRRSGKISFADIKDLSGRIQVFVQKPVVGEEAYEWFKKSDLGDIIGFEGTVMKTRAGELSINVEVITHLSKALRPLPDKYHGLTDVETKYRQRYLDLIANEESYDRFIKRSQIIAAIRSYMNQDGFIEVETPMLQNEAGGASARPFTTHHNALDIDMYLRIALELHLKRLVVGGMERVYEIGRVFRNEGMDPKHNPEFTVMESYAAYWDFDDVMTQTEEIFRAASKVVSEDAKVVYNDVEIDLGKPFARKHMVDLVKEATGIDFWQEMTLEEARALADEKEVKYEQYWGIGHIINEFFEEFVEDTLIQPTFVYGHPVEVSPLAKKNPEDGRFTDRFELFIMAGEYANAFTELNDPIDQRERFEAQAAERAAGNDEAEGVDDDFIEALEYGLAPTGGLGIGIDRLVMLLTDADSIRDVLLFPTMR